A single genomic interval of Metasolibacillus fluoroglycofenilyticus harbors:
- a CDS encoding S8 family serine peptidase, producing MGNKGVYRFFAIFVVFILFLSLLSPMNVAADELDSSNSDESALLANQAILEQLLLRQGKPRLHDELKGLSGSQKVGVIVHLSENPVALEQGIAELQGKTFSNSDASVAKEIVLTQQEAVVQEMVGENISFTQGSTYDTVLNGFAAEVRASDLSKLLSIEGITLVEPDVEVYTAEVQTTQADGQIDAQMNVTNDFLGIGRLWEKGYEGQGIKVAVLDTGIDVDHPDLKPIYKGGKNFIQHNPTLYKVPRNQNDGSETKPSERHPSAREVNDRGSTFATSHGTHVAGTIAAIGVNELGVKGIAPQVDLYSYRVLGAYGSGATSGIIAAIEYAVNERMDVINLSLGGGSNTEIDAGSFAINNAMLAGVISVIATGNDGPERGTMGTPATAPLGIAVGNSTKPELQTEVSTIVTVGNQTFSEDLTLITLPQGANVAELLSGEYDLVNIPGLGKPENFAGIDVEGKIALISRGEISFIDKVANAKAEGAIGAIIYNNATGPLTNAFQGESPIFIPAFGMSLEKGQAIKQALVTGAGKVSFNIHTYISYDQINDSSSRGPSVPNFDIKPDVVAPGTNILSTVPTYDLLTGEPLAANQIFGQKTGTSMATPHIAGIAALMKQANPTWSPFDIKVALSNTAKVLDGYDVFEQGAGRVNAYDAAFPSALAYVQDEALRDQTNEIVPNIKGTVTFGPQPIKEQNILVQRQIVVKDMKGLGGRYQVTINTLKGFGDAVVSVDKPSIVLAPNGQETITVTLQASKNDNAQFGDEMFGYIYITPTEPALTTSSLLVNQATLTVRQGEQAQLNVFEKTTQTHGYYTEISLPFAADFSVITDIKDFSISANDLSFATSDDTATVSFEITRPVDEALIYLRNLENLSASAPFATGAIGYVAYLENLQAGRHSRNIGPEYADWENNIGIVPEGVYSVDFIGWPASGGEIRSWTGDAVIVKRTAPTVNATVTSSDTGGVVLSGQVTDKYIDYNKTLKDYGLDYKLNSKLKAEYAVNDNTPVAFILNEDGSFSLGIQGVSTTADTVKVIVTDAVGNKSEGVAPKVGAFEIPAREPELNAAEQIVSRAHAKYIQASLTPYIAKAPTNDRVTDVTKEATYSVANSNMVEVKNGLVYGKSLGTTTITVSYNGQTVEIPVTVIPNNSSGGWYPGGGGGAPEAQPEEGKSESEEPQIEIPQPEEQENKSPFIPVDLPANHWAAGYIQQMIERGLLRGNENGEVKPNANVTRAQFASVIARALGLTADGDAPFSDIGNYAAETQEEIAAIFEAGIARGTDGKYMPSGEITRAQLALMLYRAYEHATGEKYVPKGQATFTDLGKYNEETMAAIAMLQELNIAAGDKGKFMPTAPATRAHAAKMVINFLEIVENR from the coding sequence TTGGGGAACAAAGGGGTTTATCGTTTTTTTGCTATTTTTGTTGTATTTATTTTGTTTTTAAGTTTACTTTCGCCAATGAATGTGGCGGCGGATGAGTTGGACTCGAGCAACTCGGATGAAAGTGCTTTATTAGCGAATCAGGCAATTTTAGAGCAATTGCTGCTACGACAGGGGAAACCAAGATTACATGATGAGTTAAAGGGATTGAGCGGTAGTCAAAAGGTAGGGGTTATCGTTCATTTATCAGAAAATCCGGTGGCGCTAGAGCAAGGGATTGCAGAGTTACAAGGGAAGACTTTCTCGAATTCCGATGCGTCTGTAGCAAAGGAAATCGTTTTGACACAGCAAGAAGCTGTTGTGCAGGAAATGGTAGGGGAAAATATTTCTTTCACGCAAGGTTCTACGTATGATACGGTGTTGAACGGCTTTGCAGCAGAGGTGCGAGCAAGCGATTTGTCGAAGCTGTTAAGCATAGAAGGGATTACATTAGTTGAGCCGGATGTCGAAGTATATACGGCTGAGGTGCAAACGACTCAGGCAGATGGGCAAATTGATGCGCAGATGAATGTCACAAATGATTTCTTAGGTATTGGTCGTTTATGGGAGAAGGGCTATGAAGGGCAAGGAATTAAAGTTGCGGTACTAGATACAGGAATTGACGTTGACCATCCCGATTTGAAGCCGATTTATAAGGGTGGTAAAAACTTTATTCAACATAATCCAACTCTTTACAAAGTACCAAGGAATCAAAATGATGGCTCTGAAACAAAGCCTAGTGAGCGTCATCCAAGTGCGCGAGAGGTAAATGATAGAGGGAGTACATTTGCTACATCACATGGCACGCATGTAGCGGGTACAATTGCTGCAATCGGTGTGAATGAGCTAGGTGTTAAGGGTATCGCTCCGCAAGTCGACCTTTACTCTTACCGTGTGTTAGGGGCATACGGGAGTGGCGCAACGTCTGGTATTATTGCGGCAATTGAGTACGCAGTTAATGAAAGAATGGATGTTATTAACCTTTCATTAGGTGGCGGCTCCAATACAGAAATTGATGCAGGGTCATTTGCTATTAATAATGCCATGTTAGCAGGTGTTATATCAGTCATTGCGACTGGGAATGATGGTCCAGAGCGCGGCACAATGGGAACGCCAGCGACAGCACCACTTGGCATTGCGGTAGGGAACTCAACAAAGCCAGAATTACAAACAGAGGTATCTACAATTGTTACTGTCGGGAATCAAACATTTTCAGAGGATTTAACATTAATTACATTACCGCAAGGGGCTAATGTAGCTGAGCTGTTGAGCGGTGAATATGATTTAGTTAATATTCCGGGACTAGGGAAACCTGAAAACTTCGCAGGCATTGATGTTGAAGGAAAGATAGCACTTATTTCACGAGGTGAGATTAGCTTTATTGACAAAGTAGCAAATGCTAAGGCAGAAGGGGCAATTGGGGCAATTATTTATAATAATGCAACGGGGCCTTTAACAAATGCCTTTCAAGGGGAATCACCAATTTTTATCCCAGCATTTGGGATGTCATTAGAGAAAGGGCAGGCAATTAAGCAAGCGTTAGTAACCGGAGCTGGAAAAGTGAGTTTTAATATTCACACGTATATTTCTTATGATCAAATTAATGATTCTAGCTCGCGTGGTCCATCTGTACCTAACTTTGATATTAAGCCAGATGTAGTAGCGCCGGGTACTAATATTTTATCGACAGTTCCAACCTATGATTTACTAACAGGTGAGCCGTTAGCTGCCAATCAAATATTCGGACAGAAAACGGGTACGTCCATGGCAACACCTCATATTGCTGGAATTGCTGCATTAATGAAACAGGCCAATCCAACTTGGTCGCCATTTGATATTAAAGTCGCACTCTCAAATACAGCAAAGGTTTTAGATGGCTATGATGTGTTTGAGCAAGGGGCTGGACGCGTCAATGCCTACGATGCGGCTTTCCCAAGTGCGCTAGCATACGTGCAGGATGAGGCTTTACGTGACCAAACAAATGAAATCGTTCCGAATATTAAAGGAACAGTTACATTTGGTCCACAACCTATTAAAGAGCAAAATATTTTAGTGCAAAGGCAAATTGTTGTAAAGGATATGAAGGGGTTAGGCGGCCGTTACCAAGTGACGATTAATACTTTAAAGGGCTTTGGCGATGCTGTTGTGTCTGTGGATAAGCCGTCGATTGTATTAGCACCGAATGGTCAAGAAACAATAACGGTGACATTACAGGCTTCTAAAAACGATAATGCCCAGTTTGGTGATGAAATGTTCGGCTATATTTATATTACACCAACAGAGCCTGCGCTAACGACTTCATCGTTATTAGTGAATCAAGCTACACTTACTGTGAGACAAGGGGAACAGGCGCAATTAAATGTTTTTGAAAAAACAACGCAAACACATGGCTATTATACAGAAATTTCTTTGCCATTTGCTGCGGACTTTAGCGTTATAACAGATATTAAGGATTTTAGTATTTCTGCTAATGATTTATCATTTGCGACATCGGACGATACGGCTACAGTGTCCTTTGAAATTACACGACCTGTAGACGAGGCATTGATTTATTTACGCAACCTTGAAAATCTTAGTGCTTCAGCCCCATTTGCAACAGGTGCAATTGGCTATGTAGCGTATTTAGAAAACTTACAAGCCGGACGACATTCGAGAAATATCGGACCAGAATATGCTGATTGGGAAAACAATATAGGTATTGTGCCGGAAGGGGTATATTCTGTCGACTTTATTGGATGGCCAGCATCTGGTGGTGAAATTCGCTCGTGGACAGGCGATGCTGTCATTGTAAAACGGACAGCTCCAACCGTAAATGCTACAGTTACGAGTAGTGATACAGGTGGTGTTGTGTTAAGTGGTCAGGTTACTGATAAATATATTGATTATAATAAGACGTTGAAAGATTATGGTCTTGACTATAAATTAAATAGTAAATTAAAAGCGGAATATGCAGTGAACGATAATACACCTGTTGCATTTATATTGAATGAAGATGGTTCATTTTCTTTAGGAATCCAAGGTGTAAGCACAACAGCCGATACGGTAAAAGTAATTGTAACAGATGCTGTAGGTAATAAAAGTGAGGGTGTAGCTCCGAAGGTGGGTGCGTTCGAAATCCCTGCAAGAGAGCCTGAATTAAATGCTGCAGAACAGATTGTGTCGCGAGCTCATGCAAAGTATATTCAAGCAAGCTTGACACCATATATTGCAAAAGCTCCTACGAATGACCGCGTTACTGATGTAACGAAAGAAGCTACTTACTCTGTAGCAAATAGCAATATGGTAGAGGTGAAAAATGGTCTAGTATATGGCAAATCGCTAGGAACAACAACAATTACTGTCAGCTATAATGGGCAAACTGTCGAGATTCCTGTAACAGTAATACCTAACAATAGCTCAGGTGGTTGGTATCCAGGAGGCGGAGGTGGAGCACCAGAAGCTCAGCCTGAGGAAGGAAAGTCTGAATCCGAAGAGCCTCAAATAGAAATACCACAGCCAGAGGAGCAAGAAAACAAATCACCGTTCATCCCAGTAGATTTACCAGCGAATCATTGGGCAGCAGGCTATATCCAGCAAATGATTGAGCGCGGTTTACTAAGAGGTAATGAAAACGGCGAAGTGAAGCCGAATGCCAATGTGACACGCGCCCAATTTGCATCAGTTATAGCGCGTGCGCTAGGTTTAACTGCAGATGGGGATGCGCCATTTAGCGATATAGGTAACTATGCAGCCGAAACGCAGGAGGAAATCGCCGCGATATTTGAGGCAGGTATTGCAAGAGGTACAGATGGTAAATATATGCCTTCAGGTGAAATAACACGTGCGCAGCTAGCACTAATGCTTTATCGTGCCTATGAGCATGCGACAGGCGAAAAATATGTACCTAAAGGTCAAGCAACATTTACGGATTTAGGTAAATATAATGAAGAAACAATGGCAGCGATTGCGATGCTACAAGAGCTAAACATTGCGGCAGGTGACAAAGGGAAATTCATGCCGACAGCACCAGCAACACGTGCACATGCAGCAAAAATGGTAATCAACTTCTTAGAAATTGTTGAAAATCGTTAG
- a CDS encoding S8 family peptidase: MRRLLSLSFVFVLCIIMQPHAFANLQKEVIVQYKSEEGKKIAIQHASEVIEEFKNLPFIVVRLEAEPYAKLASHSQIRLFEDNQSIQLNEQAQLMTGASLAEVQHWNLDAMNVHDAWVNGYTGKGVKVAVLDSGIASHPDLKIAGAISFIGDTYDDVHGHGTHVAGIIAAQHNGFGIAGIAPNVELYAVKVIENDGMGRALTVIKGIDWAIDNNIHIINLSFGGLEYSEVLYEAVKSAAESGVLIVAASGNEGTANGTGATINYPARHDEVIAVASVNRQLIRSPYSGTGIENDFAAPGEDIYSTFLNNQYATYEGTSLAAPHITGLLALLIEQYPELTAKELREGLHLMAEDLGSPGHDEWYGHGFPKYRSLEALALQNEQNKTERLLIEQIEPLLAEFIIKPTEGTYVQLNKLVGEMKSGDKKAFLQKKFDEALAQHLENATKEVDKFIYNQTAHTYSRASKALKNIQGIAGSEQLEERLEKALQQFATPAVAQLERFLKKPTKQNFKNAQAAINMVPVSTVKTDLLNKLNSKVQTLNQLAETNVSAYAKTSTLKNYNAALKAIDEVHDETRSAQLSKRVQVILNNQLEKAKIRVTNYEKKKTKSNRDLAMKIVQELPNNETKNTLLRRLK, encoded by the coding sequence ATGAGAAGGCTGTTGTCTTTAAGTTTTGTATTTGTTTTGTGCATAATCATGCAGCCACATGCTTTTGCGAATTTGCAAAAAGAGGTAATTGTGCAATATAAATCGGAGGAAGGTAAGAAAATTGCTATACAGCATGCAAGTGAAGTTATAGAGGAGTTTAAAAACTTGCCTTTTATTGTCGTTCGATTAGAAGCAGAACCGTATGCTAAACTTGCAAGCCATTCGCAAATTCGTTTATTTGAGGATAATCAGTCTATACAGCTGAACGAACAAGCGCAGCTTATGACAGGAGCTTCATTAGCTGAGGTTCAGCATTGGAATTTAGATGCAATGAATGTTCATGATGCATGGGTAAATGGCTATACAGGTAAAGGCGTTAAGGTGGCTGTACTCGATTCGGGAATTGCAAGCCACCCTGATTTAAAAATCGCAGGTGCTATTTCTTTTATTGGAGATACATATGATGATGTGCACGGACATGGTACACATGTAGCTGGTATTATTGCAGCACAGCATAATGGATTCGGGATTGCTGGGATTGCGCCCAATGTAGAATTATATGCCGTGAAGGTGATTGAAAACGATGGGATGGGTCGTGCACTAACCGTTATAAAGGGAATAGACTGGGCGATTGACAACAACATCCATATCATTAATTTGAGTTTTGGAGGCTTGGAGTACAGCGAGGTGCTGTATGAGGCTGTGAAAAGTGCGGCAGAGAGTGGGGTGCTTATTGTAGCTGCTAGTGGGAATGAGGGGACTGCTAATGGCACTGGCGCCACAATCAATTACCCTGCGCGTCATGATGAAGTAATAGCTGTTGCGTCAGTAAATCGCCAATTAATTCGTTCCCCATATAGCGGGACAGGCATTGAGAATGATTTTGCAGCACCGGGAGAGGATATTTATAGCACCTTTTTGAATAATCAATACGCTACATATGAAGGAACCTCATTGGCAGCACCGCATATTACAGGTTTGTTAGCTTTATTAATTGAGCAGTATCCAGAATTAACGGCAAAAGAACTGCGTGAAGGACTACATCTAATGGCAGAGGATTTGGGTTCACCGGGTCATGATGAATGGTATGGTCATGGCTTCCCAAAGTATCGAAGCTTGGAAGCTCTTGCGCTACAAAATGAGCAGAATAAAACTGAGCGATTACTTATTGAGCAGATTGAGCCATTATTAGCTGAATTCATCATAAAGCCAACAGAGGGTACTTACGTTCAGTTGAACAAGCTCGTCGGTGAAATGAAGTCAGGAGATAAAAAAGCTTTTCTGCAAAAGAAATTTGATGAGGCTTTAGCTCAACATCTAGAAAATGCAACAAAAGAAGTAGATAAATTTATTTATAATCAAACAGCGCATACCTATAGTAGGGCGAGCAAAGCCTTAAAAAATATACAGGGAATTGCTGGTAGCGAGCAGCTGGAGGAGCGTCTAGAGAAGGCATTGCAACAGTTTGCGACACCTGCTGTTGCACAATTAGAACGTTTTTTGAAAAAACCTACAAAACAAAATTTTAAGAATGCGCAAGCTGCTATTAATATGGTACCTGTGTCAACTGTCAAAACTGACTTGCTTAATAAGCTAAATAGTAAAGTGCAAACGCTTAACCAATTAGCTGAAACAAATGTCTCGGCATATGCAAAGACATCAACACTGAAAAATTACAATGCTGCATTGAAGGCTATTGATGAAGTACATGATGAGACGCGAAGCGCGCAATTATCTAAACGCGTACAAGTTATTTTAAATAATCAGCTAGAAAAGGCTAAAATCCGTGTAACCAATTACGAAAAGAAAAAGACAAAGAGCAATCGAGATTTAGCAATGAAAATAGTACAGGAGTTGCCAAATAATGAAACTAAAAATACCTTATTACGCAGGTTGAAATAG
- a CDS encoding S8 family serine peptidase, with the protein MILSMLSPMQVSANDDFSELKLSNDEATLLTKAAIVEQLNISNGPAVLHPDLQDLSGNSPVAVIVHLSEKPVALEKGIRDLEGRSFSAAEAQKVEQTVQMQQAEVLQEIKKENVSFEQGYTFNTVLNGFAAQIKASDLEKLLEIEGVTLIEPDAEVYAYEEASAAGQVEAYMNTSNSFLGIEQLWARGIEGQGVKVAVLDTGIDTTHPEFAGIYKGGKNFILHDPNMYKLPRDDNDGSETKPFERPDHQPLVNARGSSYATSHGTHVAGTIAAIGANQYGIKGIAPKVDLYSYRVLGAYGSGATSGIVAAIEYAVEQEIDVINLSLGGGSNSENDASSFAINNAALAGVIAVIATGNDGPGRGTMGTPATSPLGIAVGNSTNPETAYHAVTTVSAGSFEWSQQLNLMATTFGEDLAQQLSGEFELVAVPGIGTAANYTGIDVNGKIALISRGDIPFVEKIEHAKNAGAVGAIIHNFAGGTNAPGPSETFLGDSFDFIPTFDMSVTDGEALRSALASATVGTISFNEYGSVSSIGDEINDSSSRGPSTPNFDIKPDVVAPGTNIMSTVPTYKTNTAAGEAINPAQAYDRKTGTSMATPHIAGIAALIKQANPSWTPFDVKVALANTADILDTSKYDVFDQGAGRVNAYEAAFPSALAYVQDTAKRDASGAIVAHEKGSVTFGPQPIKEQNISITKEITVQDIGGIGGNYSVSVDMLQGFGDATVTVDKSSFTLNGEELLTVTLTASRNTAAKLGDEIFGYIHLTPSQTVTTETQIFVDRAELNMTEEEAIQLNVVEKTTTTPVTHTTISLPFAADFGGEAPTTIENMAITETDLSFNDDGINDSAELTFTLTGDVATNYIELWDLEDPEGGEYDDGYIGYLHASTSLGAGSWRLEIDGYYTPWGSTGAELIPDGVYTIDFTALTPTGVIGDYVGPVFVKSTAAALKNINITSDSVTSGDTATVTSSDTVNIAVDAQIDDKYVDYKALLASYGLSYDINSKLIVLYAVTRDDEIIEDDFITLQQDGTFAFNVGEQLNEATDSITIIILDAAGNISEHTIFGEEVSIITSQNIINKLDAATLSDGLDISNNVDEEDFTKAASNKLTFVSSVPVKQSSAPINATTKADGPPRPTTFESNTVVDVTKLATYMVADNSIVEVTEGLVTAKKSGTTTITVNYGKNTVVIPVTVNPGKTNPEPNPNPKPNPGGGTGGGGSGGGGSTGGGGATTPEAKPEAEKPEITQPEEQEKPAPSFVPTDLPANHWAASYIQQMINKGLLKGNENGEVKPDANVTRAQFASILARALDLKASENAPFSDIGKYAEATQAEIAAIFEAGIAKGTDGKYNPSGDVTRAQLALMLYRAYEYVTGEKYVPKGQPSFTDLGKYNEETITAIAMLEELGIASGDQGKFKPTAPATRAHTAKMVINFLEVIDGL; encoded by the coding sequence ATGATCCTCAGTATGCTTTCGCCAATGCAAGTATCGGCGAATGATGATTTTAGCGAACTAAAATTGTCAAATGATGAAGCCACATTACTAACAAAAGCAGCAATAGTCGAACAACTAAATATTTCTAATGGACCAGCAGTACTGCATCCTGATTTGCAGGATTTATCTGGGAATAGTCCAGTTGCAGTCATTGTGCATTTATCTGAGAAACCTGTCGCTCTAGAAAAAGGAATTCGAGATTTAGAAGGAAGAAGCTTTAGTGCAGCAGAAGCACAAAAAGTGGAACAAACTGTACAAATGCAACAAGCAGAAGTGCTTCAAGAAATAAAGAAGGAAAATGTTTCCTTTGAGCAAGGCTATACATTTAATACAGTATTAAATGGCTTTGCAGCACAAATAAAAGCTAGTGATTTAGAAAAATTGCTAGAAATAGAAGGAGTTACGCTGATTGAACCAGATGCTGAAGTATATGCTTATGAAGAAGCTTCGGCTGCTGGTCAAGTAGAGGCATATATGAATACGAGTAATTCGTTTTTAGGCATTGAGCAACTTTGGGCAAGAGGTATAGAGGGACAAGGTGTTAAAGTTGCTGTTTTAGATACGGGCATTGATACAACACACCCAGAGTTTGCGGGCATTTATAAAGGTGGTAAAAACTTTATCCTGCATGATCCGAATATGTATAAACTCCCACGTGATGACAATGATGGCTCTGAAACGAAACCATTTGAACGACCTGACCATCAACCGCTTGTAAATGCGCGCGGAAGCTCATATGCGACGTCACATGGTACGCATGTAGCGGGAACAATCGCGGCAATAGGTGCCAATCAATATGGTATTAAAGGGATTGCTCCCAAAGTCGATTTATATTCTTATCGTGTGCTAGGAGCCTATGGAAGCGGGGCAACATCAGGCATAGTGGCAGCGATTGAATATGCTGTTGAACAGGAGATAGATGTTATTAATCTATCTTTAGGTGGTGGCTCGAATTCAGAAAATGATGCAAGCTCATTTGCTATTAATAACGCGGCATTGGCTGGAGTAATTGCGGTAATCGCAACGGGGAATGATGGACCTGGGCGAGGTACTATGGGAACACCAGCAACATCACCACTAGGGATTGCTGTCGGAAACTCAACGAATCCTGAAACAGCCTATCATGCAGTAACGACTGTATCAGCAGGAAGTTTTGAATGGTCGCAACAGCTTAATTTAATGGCAACAACATTTGGGGAAGATTTAGCGCAGCAGTTAAGTGGCGAGTTTGAATTAGTCGCTGTACCGGGTATAGGGACGGCTGCTAATTATACGGGTATTGATGTGAATGGAAAAATTGCACTTATTTCACGAGGAGATATACCCTTTGTGGAGAAGATAGAGCATGCAAAAAATGCTGGAGCAGTCGGGGCGATTATTCATAACTTTGCAGGTGGTACGAATGCGCCAGGACCTTCTGAAACATTTTTAGGAGATTCTTTTGATTTTATTCCAACATTTGATATGTCGGTAACGGATGGGGAAGCTTTACGAAGTGCGTTAGCTTCTGCGACAGTAGGAACAATTAGCTTTAATGAGTACGGCTCTGTGTCATCTATTGGAGATGAAATAAACGATTCAAGCTCTCGCGGACCGTCTACGCCAAACTTTGATATTAAGCCGGATGTAGTAGCACCAGGGACAAATATTATGTCAACAGTGCCTACTTATAAAACAAATACTGCTGCTGGAGAGGCAATCAATCCAGCGCAAGCATACGACCGTAAAACAGGTACATCAATGGCTACTCCGCATATTGCAGGAATTGCAGCATTAATAAAGCAGGCAAATCCGAGCTGGACACCATTTGATGTGAAAGTAGCGTTAGCAAATACTGCTGATATTTTAGATACATCGAAATATGATGTATTTGACCAAGGAGCGGGACGCGTTAATGCCTACGAGGCAGCATTTCCAAGTGCTCTTGCCTACGTGCAAGACACAGCGAAACGTGATGCAAGCGGTGCAATCGTAGCGCATGAAAAAGGTTCTGTGACATTTGGACCCCAGCCGATTAAAGAACAAAATATTTCAATAACAAAAGAAATAACCGTGCAAGACATTGGCGGTATAGGTGGTAATTATAGCGTTTCTGTTGATATGCTACAAGGCTTTGGTGATGCTACGGTAACGGTTGACAAATCCTCCTTTACTTTAAACGGTGAGGAACTTTTGACTGTCACATTAACAGCCTCACGCAACACGGCAGCAAAATTAGGGGATGAAATTTTTGGCTATATCCATCTCACACCATCTCAAACGGTAACTACAGAAACTCAAATTTTCGTAGATAGAGCTGAATTAAACATGACGGAGGAAGAGGCGATTCAGTTAAATGTTGTTGAGAAAACGACAACAACGCCTGTGACGCATACAACGATTTCGTTACCTTTCGCTGCAGATTTTGGTGGAGAAGCACCAACAACTATTGAAAATATGGCGATTACGGAAACAGATTTATCGTTTAATGATGATGGTATTAATGACAGCGCTGAGTTGACCTTTACATTAACAGGCGATGTTGCCACAAACTATATTGAGCTTTGGGATTTAGAGGATCCAGAGGGTGGTGAGTATGATGACGGGTATATCGGCTATTTACATGCAAGTACCTCACTTGGAGCAGGCTCATGGCGCTTAGAGATAGATGGTTACTATACACCGTGGGGTAGCACAGGCGCTGAGCTTATTCCAGATGGAGTTTATACAATTGATTTCACTGCTCTAACGCCAACGGGGGTAATCGGAGATTATGTGGGACCTGTCTTTGTCAAATCGACAGCCGCTGCATTGAAGAATATAAATATTACATCTGATTCAGTAACATCGGGTGATACGGCGACGGTTACATCAAGTGATACTGTAAATATTGCAGTAGATGCCCAAATAGATGACAAATATGTTGATTATAAAGCATTATTAGCATCTTACGGTTTAAGCTACGATATTAATAGTAAATTAATTGTATTGTATGCTGTCACACGTGATGATGAAATTATTGAAGACGACTTCATTACTTTACAGCAGGATGGAACATTTGCATTTAATGTAGGAGAGCAATTAAATGAAGCAACAGATTCTATAACGATTATTATTTTAGATGCTGCTGGCAATATAAGCGAGCACACGATTTTCGGAGAAGAAGTTTCAATTATTACATCACAAAATATAATCAATAAACTTGATGCTGCGACATTATCGGATGGATTGGATATTTCAAATAATGTGGATGAAGAAGATTTCACAAAGGCAGCCTCAAATAAGCTAACATTTGTTTCATCTGTACCTGTTAAACAGTCATCTGCACCAATAAATGCAACTACAAAAGCTGATGGTCCACCTAGACCAACAACATTTGAGTCAAACACGGTTGTAGATGTAACGAAGTTGGCGACATATATGGTTGCTGATAATAGTATTGTGGAAGTAACGGAAGGCTTAGTAACAGCGAAAAAATCCGGCACAACAACAATTACAGTGAATTACGGCAAAAATACAGTGGTGATTCCTGTCACGGTAAATCCAGGTAAAACAAACCCTGAGCCAAATCCAAATCCAAAACCAAATCCAGGTGGTGGGACTGGTGGTGGAGGCTCTGGTGGAGGAGGTAGCACTGGTGGTGGCGGTGCAACAACACCAGAAGCGAAACCAGAAGCTGAAAAGCCTGAAATAACACAGCCAGAGGAGCAAGAAAAACCAGCTCCATCGTTTGTGCCAACAGACTTACCAGCAAACCACTGGGCAGCAAGCTATATCCAACAAATGATTAACAAAGGTCTTTTAAAAGGAAATGAAAACGGTGAAGTGAAGCCAGATGCCAACGTAACACGAGCACAATTCGCATCCATTTTAGCACGAGCATTAGATTTAAAAGCGAGTGAGAATGCACCATTCAGCGATATTGGCAAATATGCAGAGGCAACACAGGCTGAAATTGCCGCAATTTTTGAAGCAGGTATTGCAAAAGGAACAGATGGTAAATACAATCCATCAGGTGACGTGACGCGTGCACAGCTTGCATTAATGCTATATCGTGCTTATGAATATGTAACTGGTGAGAAGTATGTGCCAAAAGGTCAGCCATCATTTACTGACTTAGGCAAGTACAATGAAGAAACAATTACAGCGATTGCAATGCTTGAAGAACTAGGTATTGCATCAGGTGACCAAGGGAAGTTCAAGCCAACAGCACCAGCAACACGTGCGCACACGGCAAAAATGGTCATTAATTTCTTGGAAGTAATTGACGGTTTATAG
- a CDS encoding nuclease-related domain-containing protein, protein MVILPREESVKEYLLQAAIRRGFPGLKDELIRVQQGLAGERYVDRSWHDMQLDEKYFLLHNFSTATHQMDTLFLCEKFILIVEIKNIAGRIDFNEKCHQFTRTLENGTLQGFRNPLDQVRRHQRFLRQLFPILPVIYVIVLAHPKTIIGQIPPNEPIIHCSGLEFYVRKLLMMYKPQLSKEQLQQLKYELLQMHTISTPKLNIDKTKIHTGVLCGNCNNNHKMLFQYGQFICLKCKTKDGGALLLQAMEDYKLLINSWITNREFRNFTGVTSVYAASRLLKKLNFPHEGDKKGRKYLISVKK, encoded by the coding sequence ATGGTTATTTTACCTCGAGAGGAATCCGTAAAAGAATATTTATTGCAAGCTGCCATTCGTCGAGGGTTCCCGGGATTAAAAGATGAATTAATTCGAGTGCAACAGGGGCTAGCCGGAGAGCGATATGTCGACCGTAGCTGGCATGATATGCAATTAGATGAGAAGTATTTTTTACTTCATAATTTCAGCACAGCTACGCATCAAATGGATACGCTATTTCTTTGCGAAAAGTTTATTCTTATCGTTGAAATTAAAAATATTGCGGGGCGTATTGATTTTAATGAAAAGTGCCATCAGTTTACTCGAACTCTTGAAAACGGAACTCTCCAGGGCTTTAGAAATCCACTTGATCAAGTACGCCGTCATCAACGCTTCCTACGACAGCTATTCCCCATTTTGCCTGTCATCTATGTAATTGTGCTAGCCCACCCGAAAACAATTATTGGTCAAATACCCCCAAATGAACCAATCATTCATTGTAGCGGTTTGGAATTCTATGTTCGAAAGCTTCTAATGATGTACAAACCACAATTATCAAAAGAACAACTCCAACAACTTAAATATGAGTTACTTCAAATGCATACGATTTCCACACCAAAATTAAATATTGATAAAACAAAAATACACACAGGCGTTCTATGTGGAAATTGTAATAATAATCACAAAATGTTATTTCAATACGGGCAATTCATCTGCCTTAAATGTAAAACAAAGGATGGAGGTGCGCTATTACTGCAAGCAATGGAAGATTACAAGTTGCTAATTAATAGTTGGATTACAAATAGGGAATTTCGTAATTTTACTGGAGTCACTTCAGTCTATGCTGCAAGCCGTCTATTAAAAAAGCTAAACTTTCCACACGAAGGAGATAAAAAAGGAAGGAAATACTTGATTTCTGTAAAAAAATAG